DNA from Nymphaea colorata isolate Beijing-Zhang1983 chromosome 4, ASM883128v2, whole genome shotgun sequence:
GTTCCATCAGTTCGGTACGTGATGGCCACCCATCATCGTACTTCTTGGTATGAACATGGTATGCATCGACATGGACAGGTTAACGTTCCCTGTTATAAAATCGTATCGGCCATCTCAGCTGCGTATCGCTCGGAACATTAAGGAACCGAAACGTCATCCTCTGAATCCTGGCCCCATGTATGAATAAAACTTATTCACTGTATGAACtttttgatatgaaaaaaataatctGACAATAGTTGGTATTGCTGATATGTGCCGAAGCTGAAATACCGTATCGGTTGGGCTTATGCAATTGGAGCCAAATTCGTTTGTAGTAGATCGACATTCATTGGAAAACTAGTTTTGATAGACGTgtctttatgaaaattttgcataAGTCCACCTAAATCCTAACATACTCGCAGACAACCAGCTCGGTATAATTAAGACTAGCTGGTTAACGCTTATGATTAATTCTGAAACAACAGTTTCCGTTTTCTACCATCTAGTTAACTGGGGTTTGGAATGAGTTAATAAGAGACGATGGCGGCCACCATCATTGCTATccgtttgtttatttttaatatataatcgTTCTAAGGTGCAAATGTATATTCTACTTCACTTTAACCATTTCCACTGGGCAGCTCCCGTTCAATGACTACTCCATTAACACAAGCAGTTATCAAAGGTCCTAACGTCGATCGATCGCTTGTAAATATGTTAAATGCCAAGCATATGTTATGTAAATCCACCCAAATTAGCTAGGCCCCCTGATTAGCCGATCCACCCAAGtgggacatttttttttcttggagcATGGAATCAAATGCCCGTCTCCGAAACTCCTTTTTCTGACAATCTGAATTTACTTTGTTTGTTGGCGTTCCCCACTCTTCAGTTGGTGGTGGTTTAGGTAAACATAGGAAAATCTTGCAAATTCGTCCTTTATTCCCCCATGCACGGTAAACCGCCCTGCATCTTGGTGAGGTTGGGCAATCCCAGATTTCCGGAAACTCAAGTTGTTCCCTAGAATCATGGTTCTGGTTTGATTCCTGAGATATACAGTAAGGAGCAAAAACGTTGGTTAAGATGGGCAGAAGGCACCATGATAATGACGGCAGTAAGCGTTTGGGCTTCCCGGTCTTCCTTTTGATCTCCTTGGCTGCGTTTTCCCTGGTTTACATTTCATTGTCCACTCTGAGACCCCTGTCATCCTCGCAATTCGCAGACGAACGCGAGGCGGTCGGAGGATCGGAGGCCGGAGGCGATGAGTATGGGTCTGGGTGCTGCAAGGGGATCGAGAATTTGGAGTTATGGGGTCCTGCTGTGAAGTGGGGAACCGATTTTAGGCTCAATCGCTCGGAGCAGTGCTGTTCGGCGTGCAAGGATATGTGCAGCGGAGACGGGCCTTGTTTGTGCAACTCTTGGGTGTTCTGTGGACATAAGGAGAAATGCGGGGATAGGTTTGGGGAGGTAAGATTTTCTGTTGGTTTCTGTTGTTCTGATTATAATCTGTGGAGTTTTCCGATTATTTGCGTCACGTGTTTGGAAACCAGTCTAAGAAGCTTAGGCATGATTGGTAAAATTTAAGCCTGTTGCCAAACTTCGCGACTTATAAACTGGAAAAggtttcgagtttttttttttttttgttcttctagTTCTGCATGTTTGATCTTTCTTGTGCCCGACGTTATAATTTGCACAGGATGAGATTTTCAAATGACTTTCATGGTTTACTGATGTTGACTACTTCTTGTAGAGTGATGTTGACGTCAGATACGTGATTTACCATTGAAAACTTGTAGTCGGGAATATATCCTGCTCATGTGAGGGGCATACCTGTTCGAAGCCTTCGCGTGCCACTCGGTCTATTTAACTTGCAGGCTTACCTTGTTTACGATTCTTGTTCCTTGGTATTGTCTTCGTCTGAAAGTGATAGGGAGCAAGGTCATCCCTCAACATGAGCCCGCTTAAAGGACAAATTGTCATTAACAGTGTCCAATTAAGTATGGGTCTCCGTCTCCACATCATTGTACACTGCATTTATGAAGCCTCTGGTTTAGGCATCAAGCAAGTTTTGACTGAGCAAAATGAAGTTTGTTGGAAGAACAAAAAGACATGAAGACATGGGCATGCATGGAAAAATGTAGGTTGAAGTGTTGAGTAAGAGGAAACTGTTAATGCATAGACAAGCAATCGGTTcactatttttttatgatgaaaatCACCAATGGAGGCCACAGTCACACAGAAGTTCAAGGAGAGTAATAACCAACAAGATCCTACAAGGATAGAGTTATATTGgttaaaaattatgaaacatgCAAAAATCTTTTAGCCTGAAATATCATGGAAATGCACAAGGACGCATGATGCAAGTAATTCAGTCAATAGCAGTTGTTTCCCTTCTCTCTGTCGTTCCACATTATCCCCTTTGATGCCGAAGCAATGTGGATTGTGGGAAGGATATTTCTAGAACAAGCCACGTGTTCGCTAAACGGCTGAAATTACACAATTTTGTGCATCATTAGGTGAGACGTGAAAGAGGGGTTCTGTCGGACACAACTTATCAATTGGCTgacctgtttttcttttaatgaatGAAGCAATTCAAGGTAAAGGCTTTATTGGTGCGATCTCTCATTGCAAACAACTATAACACTATACATGCTCAGATTCCCTATATACATCTCCTAGTTTTGTAacagaaaaaaacttttgtcTATGTGAACTTATTGCTTTCCTGATGGGAGAAACTGTTTGTAGCTTTTCTGCCCAGTTGGTGATTCATTTCATCTGAGATATTAGCCCAATAAAACAtcatttattttgtaaatctcGTATTTTCTAACTCACATGAGTATGGGTAAGGTTCGGGGTACCGGTACGGATATACGGGTATGGAGACGGCAACTTCAGAAAATGTGGATCTAGGATAaggcaagatatatatatatatatatatatatatatatatatatatatatatatatatatatatatatatgtatgtatatatatataaacaagtgatataaataaaaacattatatgttaatgaacaataactttaaaaacagaatgaaaattgagttgaaaaaaaattaaatcaaacaaaattacACAGTTTGGATAGGTTTTGGTGTAAAAAATACTCTaatgtgtccaagtacccactttgggtATGGGTACCACGACATAGGTTATTGaaatacccatgtgacttactgcattttttgtttgtaaatGAACTAAATAACAATTTCCTATGTGTAATTGCATCGCTGGGCAATCTGTTATACAAAAATAAGATTGCAGTCTATGTTTGACCAATAATGCTATGGCCCCTAGTTTCCAGCACTTCATGAAACTAATGTACTGAAGTGCATTTTGTAAAGTagcacacacaaaaaaaattgttcttcttACGATAAATTTATTTTAGCAAAACATATCTCATATGTCTGAGAAATTATAACTGTTAATTGATGCTTATTTCGTTTTTCTCCTTCTAGTGTTGGTTGAAGAAGCAGAATGATATACTGGATCCAGATAAGCAGTTGGCAGAACAAAAAGTTGTCTGGACTTCTGGGCTTATCTACGGGAAAGGAGAGGTATAGCTTCTCTCTGTGATCCAATTGTTCTCATGAACAGAGATAACATCAATAATATGGATTACAGAGTCCATCTCTTTGTAATTTAACtacaattttctttccttgaaagcCAGTACTTCATTGAGTCAATCTCGATGAGGGTATTAAATCTAAGCATTGGTCTTATTTGTTGGGCCACATAAGTCAGGGTGACATTGGATCTCACTTAAGGGTGTGGCCCTTGCTCACTAAGTGACCCAGTTTTTAGAGAAGGCTTTTCCTCTACTAAATGGGAAAACACAAAGCACTCCAtgtgaaaaggaagaagaaagctTGGTGGTGGGTTCCACTCAATAAAACCTGGTTAGATGATGTCCAAGCTTACTCATTTTTTAGCATAACCATCTTAACTGTCTGGCtctgattttctaaaaattgttCTTAGAGAATTTGATAAGATGTAGCATTCGGGATGAAGAATAGCCTCAGAACATACCATTTTTTTAGAATAACAGTAAATTGCGTAATAGTGTCATGCATTTGTCATTCTCTACAATCAAACTAACACATGCTAGGATGTTTGGGTCAATTATCTCAGGCTGAATCATGGACTTCATAAGCTTGTTAACGAGTGTTGAAGTTAGAAATAGCAACACTGAAGAACTTTCAATTCATCATACAAGCTTGTCTTAGCGGCATCAAAGTTGTTAATAAAGCTTAGATGTAGTTGAATAGTAATCTGGATCACACTGTCAACTTTCCCTTTTTTTGCACCTTGTgctctcccttttttttcatttacttccCTTTCCAGTAACTGAGTAATGTACCTCATTCAAGTGAAATTTCTAAGACTTCttgtatattttgttttaatGCATGTTCCGTTTGTGCTAAAATAGTATGTTTTTCAACACATATTTGGTTTtgatgcatctctctctctctctctctctcttctgcttgAATATTAGTTGACTGCAGTACAAACTGCAATATGAATGCTGGCTAAATGTTTGCTATCCTACGTTGTATTAGTTATATTTGGTGTATGAGATGTTTCATCGATTTTTGTGAATATCATGTTGCAGAGAAGTCTTTTTTCTTctggcttcttttctttccctttttacTCTCCGACATTACCGCATTAGTGTTAGAATGTttcttgtacatttttttttctccagaaaacaaaaataaattcgTCTTCTCCACATTCATGAGTCTTGACTGGAAATGATTAGATGAGGTTATATAGAGTATGTGATTAAATATGAGCTGTCTGCAAGAGGATGTATGGATGGCTTTGCAGCAGCTGCATTTTGTGATTTTTGTGTTTAACTGGGAATGTTATACAATCTTCTCTTCATACTTCATAGGGTGTTTGCTTTAATGGTTCCCAGAGATTAATGTATTGTTCAGAATAGCTTGCAACctgacattttattttttctttttctgtaagGGAATTGTCTATCTGGAGACTGAACATGGCAATCTTCATTTCAAAGTAAGTATTTAAAGGTTGAACCCTTTTGAAATATTAGCCCATTTCGTAGTATATGTTATTTGATATTTGATGCTCTGTTAGTTGTGGTTGGTGTTATTTGATTCATTATTCCTGTTCTGCATTATGTTTGCTTACTTTGGGATCTTACACTTGggatgatttcatttttttttatttgtatatgcTTCTGAGAGACTGTTGCTTGTGGTGTAATCATTTTCCAGGACCACAGTTTTTAGTTGGATTCTTTTTTTCAGGCCCACACTTTCGTGATAATATCACCGTGATTAGTAAAGTCTTTTATATCCCAAATTCCCAATCTTAGTGCAGGCGCTACCATTTTAGAAGAGCAAAGGCAATATTTTCATCATACGATCCTTAATATGAGGGTTATTGGAAATTGGAAAAGCTAACCCTATGCCTGGTTTCAAAGAACTGAGGTTCCACTACATTGAggatttttcttcttaaatcGAAGATGTCATGGGATTCGGGCCCCAGAAATAAGGGCACTTTTTATAATTGTTGGCAATGCCTTcgtttttttcttcatgatgTTGGTCGTAGTAATTCTAAAAGCTGTCAATCCAAGAAATTGGAGACAAACAGGCAGTGGGTCTGAGTTGTACTCATTTGTGTGATTGCCCAGGTTATATTTACCGCAAATTGGATTGATATATTAGATTTGTTGCCCATTCATTTAATTTAACCTATTGTATCTTCCTGATGTAGAAATCAATCTGATTTATCTGTTCTATAGATGCCTTACCTGAGCTTGAGCAAGTGGAGGTCACTTTCTAGTTTCTTCAACTTGACAATAGCCTCTTCACCCTGAGCTTGTGCAACCTTTTCTCAGTACATCAGAAGATTATACCTGATTGGTGACCATCTCATGTATCTTTTCATTAACCTCTCATTCATGAGGAGAGATGCTTTCTTGTGAATCAATGGTGTGCGACCAAGTATTCCTTCAAAGAATGAATCTCAATACTGTCATTTATGCAAGGCAGGGATTTTTTGAGttaagagaaaatattgaagaatgGTTTGGCAAGACATCATCAATAACTTTGCGCAGGCCAACTGTGGGGGTTGTTCTAgttatttccttttttccttgaAATCATCAAGCTTGTGAAAATGATTTTCATCCCTTCAATgccttttatttcaaatatctGTCTTAAATATATGTTACTTTGGCAAGGTTTGTGTGTATTATAATGTCACAGCTCATTGATTCACTTGCAAGGGGACATAGATACAAACTTTATGCCAGGATGTGGTCAATGTTGTGTAGCTTCCTAATATAAATAACACATGAAGGGTATGATATGGGAGTAAAAAATGGAATATCAGTTTCATATAGATTTCTAATCTACATCATGatcacatatatatttttacctGGCTGCTGCACCTGCGTTGCACCCACATTTTCAGTTAGGtacttacaagttacaacattCATTTAGCATTTGGGATCAAAGTGTCTACTAGTGTTTACATTTTCAAATTGTGCAACATAACTGCAAAGCTTATTCGTTtactcatttcttttttgataaattttctGCTTATCTTTAGGTTACTTTATGTagttaatgaaaataaaatttgctACAGCTTTTCCCTGAATGTGCTCCACATTCTGTGTTGTACATCACTGAACTTCTCAAACTGCGTCATTGTGCTGGCTGCCGATTTCATCGTGCAGAAGGCAGAGGTGAATCATGGGATTCTGAAGGAAACCATATATCAGGggtaaatattttatttgcattgCAATTTTGATTCCTTTATCGGTGGAagcagtttctttttcttcttggtgGTGATATTTCCTCTCTGTTGATTCCATTAAGCTAGCTGGACAAATACACTTCCCTTGCTTTTTATCTGTGCTTTAATCTTTATGATGCATAATCTCTAAAAGTTTCAATGTATTTGCATGCACAAAATTTGTTCCCTCTTTCCAGGTATGCCATATATGAGAAATCCAAATAATGTCAAAACTTGTCACCCTATGTTGAAAATGTTAAGTGTAGGATAACCTGCATATCCCTTTGCATATTTCATGTCTTTATGTTATTCATATGAGGACCTATAAGGGTGCTAGGTCAAGCAAATGAGTTATCTTTCTACTGAAATTCTTTCTTCGGTGGATAGTGTAGTTAGGGTTAGATCCAAAAATGTAGAGATTGGGTTGAATGGGTGATCCGATTGCATCTTCACTTGTTAATATGGGGTTTTTCTTGTGGGTAAGGTCTTTTGTCACGATGAGTCATGAGTTATTGTGGTTCAAGGGCATGCCTTCATTAGTTCGTGTCACTCACTTGGCATTtgatttgattctttgaatggATGTCCACAGATATGAAGATAAGGTGGGAGAAAGTTCCCTACAGCAAAATGTTAATTCTACACTTGATAGACCATTCTTGTGGCCATGTTATACCACCTATATGCACCC
Protein-coding regions in this window:
- the LOC116253582 gene encoding uncharacterized protein LOC116253582 isoform X2 — translated: MGRRHHDNDGNEREAVGGSEAGGDEYGSGCCKGIENLELWGPAVKWGTDFRLNRSEQCCSACKDMCSGDGPCLCNSWVFCGHKEKCGDRFGECWLKKQNDILDPDKQLAEQKVVWTSGLIYGKGEGIVYLETEHGNLHFKLFPECAPHSVLYITELLKLRHCAGCRFHRAEGRGESWDSEGNHISGRTFGPPFALIQGTLETEGVPFGRIPKESCPSIKRGSVAWIGSGPEFFISLANHDEWRKDYTVFGAVLPEDMRIAEKIAQLPTKQDIWSNIQVSVLKNPVSLKVKRLASSQ
- the LOC116253582 gene encoding uncharacterized protein LOC116253582 isoform X1, which encodes MGRRHHDNDGSKRLGFPVFLLISLAAFSLVYISLSTLRPLSSSQFADEREAVGGSEAGGDEYGSGCCKGIENLELWGPAVKWGTDFRLNRSEQCCSACKDMCSGDGPCLCNSWVFCGHKEKCGDRFGECWLKKQNDILDPDKQLAEQKVVWTSGLIYGKGEGIVYLETEHGNLHFKLFPECAPHSVLYITELLKLRHCAGCRFHRAEGRGESWDSEGNHISGRTFGPPFALIQGTLETEGVPFGRIPKESCPSIKRGSVAWIGSGPEFFISLANHDEWRKDYTVFGAVLPEDMRIAEKIAQLPTKQDIWSNIQVSVLKNPVSLKVKRLASSQ